In a single window of the Caulobacter soli genome:
- the uraD gene encoding 2-oxo-4-hydroxy-4-carboxy-5-ureidoimidazoline decarboxylase, giving the protein MSAPPLTLADLNRMNRTGFATTLGFAFELSPWVVERAYDAAPFDSVESLHAAMMAVLDASPQADKLSLIRAHPELASKAAVARQLTAESNAEQASAGLDKLTPEEFDRFHALNAAYRERFGFPFIIAVRLNDKTSILAAMQARLGNDEATEITEAIAQIGLISKLRLQDAVTG; this is encoded by the coding sequence ATGAGCGCCCCGCCCCTGACCCTGGCCGACCTGAACCGGATGAACCGCACCGGCTTCGCCACCACCCTGGGCTTTGCGTTCGAGCTGTCGCCGTGGGTGGTGGAGCGCGCCTATGACGCCGCGCCGTTCGACAGTGTCGAGAGCCTGCACGCCGCCATGATGGCGGTGCTGGACGCCTCGCCTCAGGCCGACAAGCTGTCGCTGATCCGCGCCCACCCGGAGCTGGCCAGCAAGGCGGCGGTCGCCAGGCAACTGACCGCCGAGAGCAACGCCGAACAGGCCAGCGCCGGTCTCGACAAGCTGACGCCGGAGGAGTTCGACCGCTTCCATGCCCTGAACGCCGCCTATCGCGAGCGCTTCGGCTTTCCGTTCATCATCGCCGTGCGGCTGAACGACAAGACCTCGATCCTGGCCGCCATGCAGGCGCGCCTGGGGAACGACGAAGCCACCGAAATCACCGAAGCGATCGCGCAGATCGGCCTGATCTCGAAGCTCCGACTGCAAGACGCGGTGACCGGCTGA
- a CDS encoding urate hydroxylase PuuD, whose protein sequence is MEYDVTTWLNLSLRWLHVIAGVAWIGASFYFVWLDNNLRPPVPEKDGVKGELWAVHGGGFYHSQKYMTAPAHMPDHLHWFKWEAYTTWLSGFALLIVLYYVGAPVYLIDASKHAFSQAGAIATGLAFIFGGLAVYEALCRSPLGHRPRLFGVVWFLALTGAAYALTHLFSDRGAFIHVGAIIGTCMVGNVFLIIIPNQRKIVADMLAGRPVDPRLGAMGKQRSVHNTHMTLPVIFIMISNHYPVVTGHPLAWLLLALISAGGVSIRYFFILRHHGIIKPGYIFTGVMLVFFVSVIASHKPKPAEVVSDVPFPIAQAIVQKHCVMCHSVNPTHKGFTAPPNGAAFDTPAGIARYAGKIRERAVQTTSMPLGNETHITDAERAQLGAWIDAGAKTQ, encoded by the coding sequence ATGGAATATGACGTCACCACCTGGCTGAACCTGTCCCTCCGCTGGTTGCACGTGATCGCCGGCGTCGCCTGGATCGGCGCCTCGTTCTACTTCGTCTGGCTGGACAACAACCTGCGCCCGCCGGTCCCCGAAAAGGACGGCGTGAAGGGCGAGCTGTGGGCCGTGCACGGCGGCGGCTTCTACCATTCGCAGAAGTACATGACGGCCCCGGCCCACATGCCCGACCATCTGCACTGGTTCAAATGGGAGGCCTACACCACCTGGCTGTCCGGTTTCGCCCTGCTGATCGTGCTCTACTACGTGGGCGCGCCGGTCTATCTGATCGACGCCTCCAAGCACGCCTTCAGCCAGGCTGGCGCGATCGCCACGGGCCTGGCCTTCATCTTCGGCGGCTTGGCGGTCTACGAGGCCCTGTGCCGTTCGCCGCTGGGGCACAGGCCCCGCCTGTTCGGCGTCGTCTGGTTCCTGGCGCTGACGGGAGCGGCCTATGCCCTGACGCACCTCTTCAGCGACCGTGGCGCCTTCATCCACGTCGGTGCGATCATCGGCACGTGCATGGTCGGCAACGTGTTCCTGATCATCATCCCCAACCAGCGCAAGATCGTCGCCGACATGCTGGCCGGACGCCCGGTCGATCCGCGCCTGGGCGCGATGGGCAAGCAGCGCTCGGTCCACAACACCCACATGACCCTGCCGGTCATCTTCATCATGATCAGCAACCACTATCCCGTGGTGACGGGCCATCCCCTGGCCTGGCTGCTGCTGGCCCTGATCAGCGCCGGCGGGGTGTCGATCCGCTACTTCTTCATTCTGCGCCACCACGGGATCATCAAGCCGGGCTACATCTTCACGGGCGTGATGCTGGTGTTCTTCGTCAGCGTGATCGCCAGCCACAAGCCCAAGCCGGCCGAAGTGGTCTCCGACGTGCCCTTCCCCATCGCCCAGGCGATCGTGCAAAAGCACTGCGTGATGTGCCATTCCGTCAATCCCACCCACAAGGGCTTCACGGCTCCGCCGAACGGCGCGGCCTTCGATACGCCGGCCGGCATAGCCCGGTATGCGGGCAAGATCCGAGAACGCGCGGTCCAGACGACCAGCATGCCCCTTGGGAACGAGACTCACATTACCGATGCCGAACGCGCCCAACTGGGGGCCTGGATTGACGCGGGAGCAAAGACGCAGTGA
- a CDS encoding TetR/AcrR family transcriptional regulator: protein MTTVVETPSAEPTDDAAPAPRKRNAERTRKAILTAALKEFSQAGYAGARIEKIVKAAKCNIRMLYHYFGDKKGLYLAVLEAAYEDLRGREAELEIDFDRPLEGFLALQRFTFDYFEKNPRIDGLLRNENLLQGKFVSQSRKVTETAFPLRRTIEHLIDSGQKQGIFRDNLDWAQIYVTIAAMSRFHLANGYSLSVTLDTDMSKPEWRRARLTHALELLEGYLRK, encoded by the coding sequence GTGACCACCGTGGTAGAGACGCCTTCGGCCGAACCGACCGACGACGCCGCTCCGGCGCCCCGCAAGCGAAACGCCGAGCGGACGCGCAAGGCGATCCTGACCGCGGCGCTCAAGGAATTCTCCCAGGCGGGCTACGCCGGCGCGCGGATCGAGAAGATCGTCAAGGCCGCCAAGTGCAACATCCGCATGCTCTACCACTACTTCGGCGACAAGAAGGGCTTGTACCTGGCGGTGCTGGAAGCGGCCTACGAGGACCTGCGCGGCCGTGAAGCCGAGCTGGAGATCGACTTCGACCGGCCGCTGGAAGGGTTCCTGGCGCTACAGCGCTTCACCTTCGACTATTTCGAGAAGAACCCGCGCATCGACGGCCTGCTGCGCAACGAAAACCTGCTGCAAGGCAAGTTCGTCTCGCAATCGCGCAAGGTCACCGAAACCGCCTTTCCACTGCGGCGGACCATCGAGCATCTGATCGACAGTGGTCAGAAACAGGGAATCTTCCGCGACAACCTGGACTGGGCCCAGATCTACGTGACCATCGCGGCCATGAGCCGGTTCCACCTGGCGAACGGCTATTCGCTATCGGTGACGCTGGACACCGACATGAGCAAGCCGGAATGGCGTCGGGCGCGGCTGACGCATGCGCTGGAGCTGCTTGAAGGGTATCTGCGGAAGTAG
- a CDS encoding acetamidase/formamidase family protein, translating into MRHHLASTPDTVRFGIFDAAFDPVLTVAPGDTVVIDCVSGGPEVMPAPDSGLVIPSALQAIHDAKLERIGPHILTGPVAIEGAEPGDTLEVRIEAIEPNNTWGYCAVRPLAGTLPEEFPERYVSHIAVDAAAGTCKPTWGPILPLRPFFGTTGVAPPPRYGKLSSREPREHGGNMDCKELVAGSTLFLPVWVPGANFSAGDGHGRQGDGEVCVNALEMGLTGTFTFVLHKAADVGVRAWPSAESPTHYLTLGFNEDLDLAMKQALRGMIDLIVSRSSLSRVQAYQFCSLAVDFRVTQTVNGEKGVHGMLEKGVLF; encoded by the coding sequence ATGCGACATCACCTGGCCTCGACCCCGGACACCGTGCGCTTCGGGATCTTCGACGCCGCGTTCGACCCGGTGCTGACCGTGGCGCCCGGCGATACGGTGGTGATCGACTGCGTGTCGGGCGGGCCCGAGGTGATGCCGGCGCCGGACAGCGGTCTGGTCATCCCGTCCGCCTTGCAAGCGATCCACGACGCCAAGCTGGAGCGGATCGGCCCGCATATCCTGACGGGGCCGGTGGCGATCGAGGGCGCCGAGCCTGGCGACACCCTGGAGGTGCGGATCGAGGCCATCGAGCCGAACAACACCTGGGGCTATTGCGCCGTTCGCCCGCTGGCAGGGACCCTGCCGGAGGAATTTCCCGAGCGCTATGTCAGCCACATCGCCGTCGACGCGGCGGCGGGAACCTGCAAGCCGACCTGGGGCCCGATCCTGCCGCTGCGGCCGTTCTTCGGCACCACCGGCGTCGCTCCGCCGCCGCGCTACGGCAAGCTGTCCAGCCGCGAGCCGCGCGAGCATGGCGGCAACATGGATTGCAAGGAGCTGGTCGCGGGTTCGACCCTGTTCCTGCCGGTCTGGGTTCCGGGCGCGAACTTCTCGGCGGGCGACGGGCATGGCCGGCAGGGCGACGGCGAGGTCTGCGTCAATGCGCTGGAGATGGGCCTGACCGGGACCTTCACCTTCGTGCTGCACAAGGCCGCCGACGTCGGCGTGCGCGCCTGGCCCAGCGCCGAGAGCCCGACCCACTATCTGACCCTGGGCTTCAACGAGGACCTGGATCTGGCGATGAAGCAGGCTTTGCGGGGCATGATCGACCTGATCGTCTCGCGCTCTTCGCTGAGCCGAGTGCAGGCCTATCAGTTCTGTTCGCTGGCCGTGGACTTCCGCGTGACCCAGACGGTTAACGGCGAGAAGGGCGTGCACGGGATGCTGGAGAAGGGGGTGCTGTTCTAG
- a CDS encoding AtzG-like protein — MATDPALAAFLALDDDTVAAYADARAEVLGLALPPETRAGVIENLALLRRQAATFTAGLDDTGSTPKAFEP; from the coding sequence ATGGCGACCGATCCGGCGCTCGCAGCGTTCCTGGCCCTCGATGACGACACGGTCGCCGCCTATGCGGACGCTCGCGCCGAGGTCCTGGGCCTGGCCCTGCCGCCGGAGACCCGCGCCGGGGTGATCGAGAACCTGGCCCTGCTGCGCCGACAGGCCGCGACCTTCACCGCCGGCCTTGATGACACCGGCTCCACGCCCAAGGCCTTCGAGCCATGA
- a CDS encoding AtzE family amidohydrolase, with protein sequence MSAADFRSAQAIAADVHSGRTTARAETEAALARAKSDPFNAYTAVFAERALAQAHAIDADLVAGRPVGPLAGVPFAVKNLFDVEGVTTIAGSRIRRDAAPAGHDATAVQRLSAAGAVLIGALNMDEFAYGFVTENAHDGPTRNPHDLTRIAGGSSGGSAAAVSGGLVPLTLGSDTNGSIRIPASLCGVFGLKPTLGRLSRQGAFPFVESLDHVGPFARSVADLALAYDLMQGADPLDPLCFRPAEPAAPRLQAIADGPLRVGVLGGWFAQGAFPEILEALEIVADALQARRGVELPGAELARAAAFCLTPVEAAHLHGPDLKTRPLDYDPAVRDRLLAGALTPEAVAHAARRYRPVFRDAVRKVFEDFDILLAPASVCPAPGVGQATMEMDGQPVSVRKNLGAYTQPISYIGLPVVAAPVNRPGKLPIGVQIIAPAWREDLALAAALRLERAGVVAAHRPENRA encoded by the coding sequence ATGAGCGCCGCCGACTTCCGCTCGGCCCAGGCCATCGCCGCCGACGTTCACAGCGGCCGGACCACCGCACGCGCCGAGACCGAGGCCGCGCTGGCCCGTGCGAAGAGCGACCCGTTCAACGCCTATACCGCCGTCTTCGCCGAGCGCGCCCTGGCCCAGGCCCACGCGATCGACGCCGACCTGGTCGCGGGCCGCCCGGTCGGACCGCTGGCCGGCGTGCCGTTCGCGGTCAAGAACCTGTTCGACGTCGAGGGCGTCACCACGATCGCCGGCTCGCGGATCCGCCGCGACGCGGCCCCCGCCGGCCACGACGCCACCGCCGTCCAGCGCCTGAGCGCCGCCGGCGCGGTGCTGATCGGGGCGCTGAACATGGACGAGTTCGCCTACGGCTTCGTCACCGAGAACGCCCACGACGGCCCGACCCGCAATCCGCACGACCTGACCCGCATCGCCGGCGGCTCGTCCGGCGGCTCGGCGGCGGCGGTCAGCGGCGGGCTGGTCCCCCTGACCCTGGGCTCGGACACCAACGGCTCGATCCGCATCCCCGCCAGCCTGTGCGGCGTGTTCGGGCTCAAGCCCACCCTGGGTCGCCTGTCGCGCCAGGGCGCCTTTCCCTTTGTCGAGAGCCTGGACCATGTGGGGCCCTTCGCCCGCTCGGTCGCCGACTTGGCCCTCGCCTACGACCTGATGCAGGGCGCCGATCCATTGGATCCGCTCTGCTTTCGGCCCGCCGAACCAGCCGCCCCTCGCCTGCAAGCCATAGCCGACGGTCCTCTCCGCGTCGGCGTGCTGGGCGGCTGGTTCGCGCAGGGGGCCTTTCCCGAAATATTGGAAGCGCTGGAGATCGTCGCCGACGCCCTGCAGGCCCGGCGCGGCGTCGAACTGCCCGGCGCCGAACTGGCTCGCGCCGCCGCCTTCTGCCTGACCCCGGTCGAGGCCGCTCACCTGCATGGGCCCGACCTGAAGACCCGGCCGCTCGACTACGACCCCGCCGTCCGTGACCGCTTGCTGGCCGGCGCCCTGACACCCGAGGCCGTCGCGCACGCCGCGCGCCGCTACCGCCCGGTATTCCGCGACGCCGTGCGCAAGGTGTTCGAGGACTTCGACATCCTGCTGGCGCCCGCTTCGGTCTGCCCGGCGCCGGGCGTCGGCCAGGCGACCATGGAGATGGACGGCCAGCCGGTTTCGGTGCGCAAGAACCTCGGCGCCTACACCCAGCCGATCAGCTACATCGGCCTGCCGGTGGTCGCCGCGCCCGTGAACCGTCCCGGCAAGCTTCCGATCGGCGTGCAGATCATCGCCCCGGCCTGGCGCGAGGACCTGGCCCTGGCCGCCGCCCTGCGCCTGGAACGGGCCGGCGTGGTCGCGGCCCATAGACCCGAGAACCGCGCATGA
- the hpxZ gene encoding oxalurate catabolism protein HpxZ has translation MTVNEPDVLAEVTAAVDAYETALMTNDVEALDGFFRDAPETVRYGVAENLYGFEAIAAFRIGRSGGSPQRSRLRTEITTFGREFAIANVEFLREGAKRTGRQSQAWIRTEKGWKIVSAHVSLLQDGVDQRLVP, from the coding sequence ATGACCGTCAACGAACCCGATGTCCTGGCCGAGGTCACCGCCGCCGTCGACGCCTATGAAACCGCGCTGATGACCAATGACGTCGAAGCGCTGGACGGCTTCTTCCGCGACGCCCCCGAAACCGTCCGCTATGGCGTGGCCGAGAACCTCTACGGCTTCGAGGCGATCGCGGCCTTTCGAATCGGTCGTTCGGGCGGCTCCCCGCAACGCTCGCGCCTAAGGACGGAAATCACTACGTTTGGGCGAGAGTTCGCAATCGCCAACGTCGAATTCCTGCGCGAAGGGGCAAAACGCACCGGACGGCAAAGCCAAGCTTGGATTCGTACCGAAAAGGGCTGGAAAATCGTCTCGGCCCACGTTTCGCTTCTGCAGGACGGCGTCGACCAACGCCTTGTCCCGTAA
- a CDS encoding TonB-dependent receptor, translating to MTTATKLRSRLHRGAALTALALAVGAAAPAFAQDNSAVTLDDVIVTAQKRAENIQEVPVSVATMSGEKLDALFAAGEDILALSSRVPGLFVESSNGRAAPRFYIRGLGNTDFDLAASQPVSVIMDDVVMENVVLKSTPIFDVDQVEVLRGPQGTLFGRNTTAGIVKFDSVKPSQTFKANGTVTYGSYGSWTAEGGVGGPLVEGKLAGRIAVLGQHRDDYIDNTFTHKTNAMGGYDEYAIRGQLLWTPTEDLSVLLAAHNRSLDGTAAIFRANILTKGSNKINGNFDRDSVFYNGGGDNPQKYDGNGESIKIDYKLNGATLTSISAYETTNGYSRGDIDGGVANFGTPTPNTGPGIIPFDSDTKDGIDDLDQYTQELRLASDTNGPLSWQVGGYYFKSDMLLTTDAGFAKATLNHKNTAWAGFGQLAYQVTPALKITGGARYTDDKKTMTVVGSTAPRIEVSDSKVSWDLSAFYDVTSDVSLYARAAHGFRGPTIQGRDVVFGNPASVAQSETIQSYEVGFKSELLDRRIRFNGAAFTYEEKNPQFSAIGGATNGTLLINADKGEAYGVEFDGEFKVTQNLLLTAGYSYNHTKIKDKDLAVAVCAQCTVTDPLNGAGQALVDGNPFPNAPKYVLNFTARYSYPIGDGELFAYTDWFKQGYTNIFLYQSKEFYSKGTYEGGLKLGYAAKDDAYEIAWFARNITNEVNLRGAIDFNNLTGFVNEPRIIGISISAKR from the coding sequence ATGACCACCGCCACCAAGCTGCGCAGCCGCCTCCATCGCGGCGCCGCCCTCACCGCCCTGGCCCTCGCCGTCGGCGCCGCCGCCCCGGCCTTCGCCCAGGACAACAGCGCCGTCACGCTGGACGACGTGATCGTCACCGCCCAGAAGCGCGCCGAAAACATCCAGGAAGTGCCGGTCTCGGTCGCCACCATGAGCGGCGAGAAGCTGGACGCCCTGTTCGCCGCCGGCGAGGACATTCTGGCCCTGTCGAGCCGCGTGCCCGGCCTGTTCGTCGAAAGCTCCAACGGCCGCGCCGCGCCGCGCTTCTACATCCGGGGCCTGGGAAACACCGACTTCGACCTGGCCGCCTCGCAGCCGGTCTCGGTGATCATGGACGACGTGGTCATGGAAAACGTCGTGCTGAAGAGCACGCCGATCTTCGACGTCGACCAGGTTGAAGTGCTGCGCGGCCCGCAGGGCACGCTGTTCGGCCGCAACACCACCGCCGGCATCGTCAAGTTCGACAGCGTCAAGCCGAGCCAGACCTTCAAGGCCAACGGCACGGTGACCTACGGCTCGTACGGTTCGTGGACCGCTGAAGGCGGCGTCGGCGGCCCGCTGGTCGAAGGCAAGCTGGCCGGTCGCATCGCCGTGCTGGGCCAGCACCGCGACGACTACATCGACAACACCTTCACCCACAAGACGAACGCCATGGGCGGCTACGACGAGTACGCCATCCGCGGCCAACTGCTGTGGACCCCGACCGAGGACCTCAGCGTCCTGCTGGCCGCCCACAACCGCTCGCTGGACGGCACGGCCGCGATCTTCCGCGCCAATATCCTCACCAAGGGCAGCAACAAGATCAACGGCAACTTCGACCGCGATTCCGTCTTCTACAATGGCGGCGGCGACAACCCGCAGAAGTACGACGGTAACGGCGAGTCGATTAAGATCGACTACAAGCTGAACGGCGCGACCCTGACCTCGATCAGCGCCTACGAAACCACCAATGGCTACAGCCGGGGCGACATCGACGGCGGCGTGGCCAATTTCGGCACGCCAACCCCGAACACCGGCCCAGGCATCATTCCGTTCGATTCCGACACCAAGGACGGCATCGACGACCTGGACCAGTACACCCAGGAACTGCGCCTGGCCTCGGACACCAACGGCCCGCTCAGCTGGCAGGTCGGCGGCTACTACTTCAAGTCGGACATGCTGCTGACCACCGACGCCGGCTTCGCCAAGGCGACGCTGAACCACAAGAACACCGCCTGGGCCGGCTTTGGCCAATTGGCCTATCAGGTGACCCCGGCTCTGAAGATCACCGGCGGCGCCCGCTACACCGACGACAAGAAGACCATGACCGTCGTCGGCTCGACCGCGCCGCGGATCGAGGTGTCGGACAGCAAGGTCTCGTGGGACCTGTCGGCCTTCTACGACGTGACCAGCGACGTCAGCCTGTACGCCCGCGCCGCCCACGGCTTCCGTGGCCCGACCATCCAAGGCCGCGATGTGGTGTTCGGCAATCCGGCGTCGGTGGCCCAGTCGGAAACGATCCAGTCGTATGAAGTCGGCTTCAAGAGCGAGTTGCTGGACCGCCGCATCCGCTTCAACGGCGCGGCCTTCACCTACGAGGAAAAGAACCCGCAGTTCAGCGCCATCGGCGGCGCCACCAACGGCACCCTGCTGATCAACGCCGACAAGGGCGAAGCCTACGGCGTCGAGTTCGATGGCGAGTTCAAGGTCACCCAGAACCTGCTGCTGACCGCCGGCTACAGCTACAACCACACCAAGATCAAGGACAAGGATCTGGCCGTGGCGGTCTGCGCCCAGTGCACGGTCACCGACCCACTGAACGGCGCGGGCCAGGCCCTGGTCGACGGCAACCCGTTCCCGAACGCGCCCAAGTACGTGCTGAACTTCACGGCTCGCTACAGCTACCCGATCGGCGACGGCGAACTGTTCGCCTACACCGACTGGTTCAAGCAGGGCTACACGAACATCTTCCTCTACCAGAGCAAGGAGTTCTACTCGAAGGGCACCTACGAAGGCGGCCTGAAGCTCGGCTACGCCGCCAAGGACGACGCCTACGAGATCGCCTGGTTCGCCCGCAACATCACCAACGAAGTGAACCTGCGCGGCGCGATCGACTTCAACAACCTGACCGGTTTCGTCAATGAGCCCCGGATCATTGGCATCTCGATCAGCGCCAAGCGGTAA
- a CDS encoding nucleoside hydrolase: MTIQNSVQKIIFDTDPGIDDAMALLFIEASPALDLVAVTTVFGNADIDTTTRNALYLKDRFGLKAPVFKGTDKPLTRPRNPSPTFVHGENGLGDVELTGLVPGEPEAKPAYQAIIDLARANPGEITLVAVGPLTNLALALRADPEVAGLLKAVVIMGGAFAVAGKPGNVTPVAEANIWNDPEAADQVFTAPWHVTAVSLDVTTQVVMSPAYMDALEASAGPAGEFLNAISKPYAAFYGGRDGIVGCCVHDAAAVAYVIDPSLFEVRPGSIRVITDGIALGQTCQKVEGELFGPSAWDDQPIQAITVGVNEAGLLKLYAETMSA, translated from the coding sequence ATGACGATCCAGAACTCTGTCCAGAAAATCATCTTCGACACCGATCCCGGCATCGACGACGCCATGGCGCTGCTCTTCATCGAGGCCAGCCCCGCGCTCGACCTGGTGGCCGTGACCACGGTGTTCGGCAACGCCGACATCGACACCACCACCCGCAACGCCCTCTATCTGAAGGACCGCTTCGGCCTGAAGGCCCCGGTCTTCAAGGGAACCGACAAGCCGCTGACCCGGCCGCGCAACCCCTCGCCCACCTTCGTGCACGGCGAGAACGGCCTGGGCGACGTCGAGCTGACGGGCCTGGTCCCCGGGGAGCCCGAGGCCAAGCCGGCTTACCAGGCGATCATCGACCTAGCCCGCGCCAATCCCGGCGAGATCACCCTGGTCGCGGTCGGCCCGCTGACCAACCTGGCCCTGGCCCTGCGGGCCGATCCCGAGGTCGCCGGCCTGCTGAAGGCCGTGGTGATCATGGGCGGCGCCTTCGCCGTGGCCGGCAAGCCGGGCAATGTCACGCCGGTGGCCGAGGCCAATATCTGGAACGACCCGGAAGCCGCCGACCAGGTGTTCACCGCGCCCTGGCATGTCACCGCCGTCAGCCTGGACGTCACCACTCAGGTGGTGATGAGCCCGGCCTATATGGACGCCCTGGAGGCCTCGGCCGGTCCGGCCGGCGAATTCCTCAACGCCATCTCCAAGCCCTACGCGGCGTTCTACGGCGGCCGCGACGGCATCGTCGGCTGCTGCGTGCACGACGCGGCGGCCGTGGCGTACGTGATCGATCCGTCGCTGTTCGAGGTGCGCCCCGGGTCGATCCGGGTGATCACCGACGGGATCGCGCTGGGGCAGACCTGTCAGAAGGTCGAGGGCGAGCTGTTCGGGCCGAGCGCCTGGGACGATCAGCCGATCCAGGCGATCACGGTCGGGGTCAACGAGGCGGGGCTGTTGAAGCTGTACGCCGAGACGATGAGCGCTTAG
- the guaD gene encoding guanine deaminase, with protein sequence MQAYRASILHLEADPKTTDGEAHAFHEDGLLLVEGGRVVACGDYAKLADELGDTTPEDLRGKLIVPGFVDTHIHFPQVDIIAAHGEQLLDWLERHTFPAEAAFADRGHAEETAEFFVEELLRNGTTSALVFGSVHKVSVEALFAAALKRDMRMIAGKSLMDRNAPPGLTDTVEGSRADMQSLIADWHGKGRLGYAVTPRFAISCSDEQLAMAGEVLAEHPTVWMQTHLSENIREIVDTARLFPEAEDYLDVYDRFGLVGKRSVFAHCVHLQGEAFQRLAQAGSSVAFCPTSNLFLGSGLFPLETACAHGVKVGIGTDVGAGTTFSILHTLGEAYKVGQLRGEALDPFHALYLATLGGARALGLEDEIGSLERGKIADFLVLDLAATPLLARRMPAAKSLEDRLFALMVLGDDRVVERTYVAGVERYRR encoded by the coding sequence TTGCAAGCCTATAGGGCGTCGATCCTCCACCTGGAGGCCGACCCGAAAACCACTGACGGGGAAGCGCACGCCTTCCACGAGGACGGCCTGTTGCTGGTCGAAGGCGGCCGCGTCGTGGCCTGCGGCGACTACGCCAAGCTGGCTGACGAGCTGGGCGATACGACGCCCGAGGACCTGCGCGGCAAGCTGATCGTGCCGGGGTTCGTCGACACCCACATCCACTTCCCGCAGGTCGACATCATCGCCGCCCATGGCGAGCAACTGCTGGATTGGCTGGAGCGCCACACCTTCCCGGCCGAGGCGGCCTTCGCCGACAGGGGGCACGCGGAAGAGACCGCCGAGTTCTTCGTCGAGGAGCTGCTGCGCAACGGCACGACCAGCGCCCTGGTGTTCGGCTCGGTGCACAAGGTCTCGGTCGAGGCGCTGTTCGCCGCGGCCCTGAAGCGCGACATGCGGATGATCGCCGGCAAGTCGCTGATGGACCGCAACGCCCCGCCCGGCCTGACCGACACGGTCGAAGGCAGCCGGGCCGACATGCAAAGCCTGATTGCTGACTGGCACGGCAAGGGCCGCCTGGGTTACGCGGTCACCCCGCGCTTCGCGATCAGTTGCAGCGACGAACAGCTGGCCATGGCCGGCGAGGTGCTGGCCGAGCATCCGACCGTGTGGATGCAGACCCATCTGTCCGAGAACATCCGCGAGATCGTCGACACCGCCAGGCTGTTCCCCGAGGCAGAGGACTATCTCGACGTCTATGACCGCTTCGGTCTGGTCGGGAAGCGCTCGGTGTTCGCCCACTGCGTCCACCTCCAGGGCGAGGCGTTCCAGCGGCTGGCGCAGGCGGGATCGTCGGTGGCGTTCTGCCCGACCTCGAACCTGTTCCTGGGTTCGGGCCTGTTTCCGCTGGAGACCGCCTGCGCCCATGGGGTGAAGGTCGGGATCGGCACGGACGTCGGGGCCGGGACCACCTTCTCGATCCTCCACACCCTGGGCGAGGCCTACAAGGTGGGCCAGTTGCGCGGCGAGGCGCTGGATCCGTTCCATGCCCTGTACCTGGCGACCCTCGGCGGGGCGCGAGCGCTGGGGCTGGAGGACGAGATCGGCAGTCTGGAGCGCGGCAAGATCGCCGACTTCCTGGTGCTGGACCTGGCGGCCACGCCGCTGCTGGCGCGACGGATGCCGGCGGCGAAGAGCCTGGAGGATCGGCTGTTCGCGCTGATGGTGCTGGGAGATGACCGGGTGGTTGAGCGGACCTACGTGGCGGGCGTGGAGCGGTATCGGCGGTAG